The Saccharopolyspora gregorii genomic interval CGCGAAGGCACCGAAGGCCCCTACGCGGGCAACGGCGGTCTGCTGCGCAAGGACACGACCCACGAGATCGCCACCGAGGTCAGCCTCAACACGGCGTTCGGCGTGGAGCGGGTGGTGCGCGACGCGTTCGCCCGCGCCGCGTCCCGGCCGCGCAAGCACCTCACGCTGGTGCACAAGACCAACGTCCTCACCCACGCCGGATCGTTGTGGTCCCGGGTGGTCGAGGAGGTCTCGCTGCAACACCCCGACGTGACGGTCGCCTACCAGCACGTGGACGCGACGACGATCCACCTGGTGACCGACCCGAGCCGGTTCGACGTGGTGGTCACCGACAACCTGTTCGGCGACATCATCACCGACCTGGCCGGTGCGGTGACCGGCGGGATCGGTCTCGCCGCCAGCGGCAACATCGACGCGACCCGGCGGAACCCGAGCATGTTCGAGCCGGTGCACGGCAGCGCGCCGGACATCGCCGGGCACGGTTCGGCGGACCCGACGGCCGCGGTCCTGTCGGTGGCGCTGCTGCTCGACCACGTCGGGCAGACCGAGGCGGCACGCCGGGTGGAGGCCTCCGTGGCCTTCGACCTGGCGACGCGGGACCACTCGGCACCGGGAGCGACGTTCGCGGTCGGCGACCGGCTCGCCGCGCTGGTGTCCTCCCGCGAGGTGGCCCAGCAACCCTGATCTCCGGGTCCAGGACGGGCGCCTCCCCGCTCCGGGGAGGCGCCCGTCCTCGTCTCCGGGGTGCGGACCGCGGACGCGTTCCACCTGGGCGGACCGGGAACCGGCGGGTGGTGCCGGGCCGGTGCGGTGTGGCAGCATGCGGGCGTGGCCACCACGACCATGATCATTATCGGAGCGCGCGCCGGGTGACGGATTCCGCACCCCCGGCGCGCAGACCTCTCGCATCCACGCGGGGGGTCTTTTTCATGTTCCGGGGGCGGTTCGGCACCAGGCGGCTCCGCCGCACGAGACACCCGACAGCCCGCAGGAGACCCCAGTGACCCGCACGACCCCGGCCGCCACCCCGCTCGGCGACGACTTCCACGTCTACGACACGACGCTGCGCGACGGAGCCCAGCGGGAAGGCATCTCCTACTCGGTCACCGACAAGCTCGCCGTCGCGCGGCTGCTGGACTCGCTCGGCGTCGGTTTCGTCGAAGGAGGCTGGCCCGGCGCGCTGCCCAAGGACACCGAGTTCTTCGCCCGCGCCGCCGCCGGTGAGCTCGACCTGCGGCACGCCGCGCTCGTCGCCTTCGGCGCCACCCGCCGGGCGGGCGTGCCCGCGCAGGAGGACCCGCAGGTGCGGGCGCTGCTCGACTCCGGCGCACCCGTCATCACCCTCGTCGCCAAGGCCGACCGCAGGCACGTGGAGCGCGCGCTGCGCACCAGCGCCGAGGAGAACCGCGCGATGATCGCCGACACGGTGCGCCACCTCGTCGGCGAGGGCCGCCGGGTGTTCGTGGACGCCGAGCACTTCTTCGACGGCTACGCCCACGACCCGGACCACGCGCTGCGGGTGCTCGACGCCGCCGTCACCGCGGGCGCCGACCTCGCCGTGCTGTGCGACACCAACGGCGGGCAGCTGCCGACCGGGCTCGCCGACACCGTGCGGGAGGTCGTGGCGCGCACCGGGTTCCGCGTCGGCATCCACTGCCAGGACGACACCGCCTGCGCCGTCGCCAACTCGGTCGCCGCCGTGCAGGCCGGCGCCAGCCACGTGCAGTGCACCGCCAACGGTTACGGCGAGCGCGCGGGCAACGCGGACCTGTTCTCGGTCGTCGGGAACCTCCGGACCAAGCTCGGCATGCCGGTGCTGCCGGACGGGCGGCTGACCGAGCTGACCCGCGTCTCGCACGCGCTCGCCGAGATCGCCAACCTCGCCCCCGACGCGCACCAGGCGTACGTGGGCGCCTCCACGTTCGCGCACAAGGCGGGGCTGCACGCGAGCGCGATCAAGGTGGACCCGGAGCTGTACAACCACCTGGACCCGGCCGTGGTCGGCAACGAGATGCGGGTGCTGGTCACCGAGATGGCCGGGCGCGCCAGCCTGGAGCTCAAGGGCGCCGAACTCGGCGTGGACCTGTCCGGGGCGCCCGACGCGGTCGGCGGCGCGGTGCGCAGGGTCAAGGAGTTGGAGGCGCGCGGCTGGTCCTTCGAGGCCGCCGACGCCTCGCTGGAACTGCTGCTGCGCCGCGAACTCGACGCGGCGGGGGAGCGGTCCGCGGTACCGGAGGCGCCGTTCGAGCTGGAGTCCTACCGGGTGCTGCTGGACCACCGCCCCGACGGCGCCGTCGTCTCCGAGGCCACGGTGAAGGTGCACGTCGCCGGAACCCGGGTGATCGCCACCGCCGAGGGCAACGGCCCGGTGAACGCGCTGGACGCGGCGCTGCGCGAGGCGCTGGTGCCGCACCTGCCGTGGCTGGACGAGGTGGCGCTGGTGGACTACAAGGTCCGCATCCTCACCGACGCCTCCGGCACCGACGCGGTCACCCGGGTGCTGGTGGAATCCCGGGACGACCACGAGGAGTGGACCACCGTCGGCGTGCACGGCAACATCGTCGAGGCCAGCTGGCTCGCGCTCCGCGACGCCCTCGCGTACAAGGCGTTGCGCCGCAACGCGAACGCGGACCGACCGGCGACGGGCCCGGCCGCCGCGACCGCATAGGCTGGTCCGGCCCGCCCCGCGCGGGACACGTGGAACAACCGGGAACGAAAAGAGGTCCGCCGTGCGCCTGGCCCGAGTCGCCCACTCCGACGGGGTGTCGTTCGTCGCGCTGGAACCCGATCCGTCGGCGCCGAAGGAGAAGGTGCTGGCCATCGAGATCGACCAGCACCCGTTCGGCGACCCCACCTTCACCGGGCGCAAGTGGCCGATGGCCGACGTCCGGCTGCTCGCCCCGATCCTGCCCAGCAAGGTCGTCTGCGTCGGCAAGAACTACGCCGACCACGCGAAGGAGATGGGCGGGGAGGCGCCGGCGAACCCGGTGATCTTCATGAAGCCGTCGACTTCGGTCACGAGCCCGAACGCGCCGATCAAGCTGCCGCCGAACTCGGAGCGCGTCGACTTCGAGGGCGAGCTGGCCGCCGTCATCGGCCAGCCGTGCAAGGACGTGCCGGAGGCGCGCGGCACCGAGGTGGTCCTCGGCTACACGATCGCCAACGACGTCACCGCGCGCGACCAGCAGCAGGCCGACGGGCAGTGGACCCGGGCCAAGGGCTACGACACGTTCTGCCCGCTGGGGCCGTGGATCGACACCGCCGTGGACCCCGCCGACCTGGGGCTGCGCACCGAGCTGGACGGCGAGCTCCACCAGGAGTCGCGGACCTCGCTGATGCTGCACGACGTGGCGGGCCTGGTGTCCTGGGTGTCGCGGATCATGACCCTGCTGCCCGGCGACGTCATCCTCACCGGCACCCCCGCCGGGGTGGGGCCGATGAAGTCCGGCCAGTCGGTCTCCGTCTCCATCGACGGCCTCGGCACCCTCACCAACCCGGTGCAGTGATCCGCACTGCCCGCCGCCCGACAACAGCGGCGGGCAGTGCCCTTCCCCGATCCTCTTCCTGTCAGCGCGAAGCGCTGAGCCAACGACCACGCACGCAACCGGACCACCCGCGGGTGAGGTTCCGCCACCCACCCCCTCAACGAGACGACCAGCGCGCAGGAGGGCGTTCGCGAAGAGCGCCGTAGGCGAGCAGGTAGGGCGGGAGCACCCGCAGCGCGGGCAGCCGCGTGATCAACCGGATCGGGCGCGGCAGCCGGGTCCGGCCCCCGAAGTCGATGGCACCGCGCAGCGCGGGCTCGACCACGTTGCGGTGCAACACCTTCTGCAATCCCTGGATCAGCACGGTCGTCGGCCAGCGCCTGCGCTGGATCGCCGCCACGTGCCTGCGCCGCAGCCGGCCCTCGCGCAGCGGCCGCGCCAGGTGCCGGGCCGCGGCCACCGCGTCCTGCACGGCCAGGTTGATGCCGATGCCGCCGACCGGGGACATGGCGTGCGCCGCGTCCCCGATGCACAGCAGCCCCGGCACGTGCCACTTGCGCAACCGGTCGAGGGTGACGTGCAGCAGCTTCACGTCCGCCCACTCGCCGACCAGCTCGCGGCCGTCGTCGAACCAGGGCACGAGGCGGCGCAGCCGCCGGTTGAACTCCTCGATCGGCCCGGACCTGCCGTCGGCATCGGTGTCCTTCGCGATGATCGAGGCCGTCTGGTAGTAGTCGCCGCGGTCGATCAGCGCGGTGAACGTGCGGTCCCGGACCAGCCCGACCAGCCCGGAGGGGTCGTCCTCCCGGCGCGGCACCCGGAACCAGCGCACGTCCATCGGAGTGGGGAAGTCCCGCAGCCCGAGCTCCGGCAGCCGCCGGGCGAGCGAATCCCGTCCGTCGCAGGCGACGGTGATGTCGGCGCGCAGTTCCCCGGTGGTGCCGTCGGCCGCGCGGTAGTGCACGCCGTTGACCCGGCCGCCCTCCCGGATGAGCCCGGTGACCTCGGTGCGCATCCGCAGCGCGAAACCGTCCTCCTGCTTCGCCTCCTCGGCGAGCAGGTCCAGCAGATCCCACTGCGGGACCAGCGCGATGTGGTTGTACTTGATCGGGAGCAGCCGGAAGTCCCCGATGGTGACGAGTTCGCCGTCCTCGCCGACGGGCAGCCGCACCGTCTCCACCTTGCGCTGCGGCAGCGCGGCGAACCGCTCCGCCAGGCCGAGGTCGTCCATGAGCTGCAGGGTCGTCGGGTGCACCGTGTCGCCGCGGAAGTCCCGCAGGAAGTCGCCGTGCTTCTCCAGGACGGTGACCCGCACCCCGGAGCGGGCCAGCAGCAGCCCTAGGACCATGCCCGCGGGTCCGCCTCCGATGACGCAGCAGGTGGTGCGTTCCATCCCGATCACTCCCAGCCGGTGCGGCGCTGCACGAACATCCGGTCGATATTCAACGGACGTTGAATAACTCCAGGGTGCTCCTCCCGGACTCGCTGGTCAACCACCCCGCCCCGCCCGATATGGTGGGCGGGTCATGAGCACGCCAGAGTTCGCCACCCCAGCGCCAGGAACCGTCCGCGCCCGGTTCTGCCCGTCGCCCACCGGCACGCCGCACGTCGGGCTGATCCGCACCGCCCTGTTCAACTGGGCCTTCGCCCGGCACCACCGCGGCAGCCTCGTGTTCCGCATCGAGGACACCGACGCCAGCCGGGACAGCCAGGAGTCCTACGACGCGCTGCTC includes:
- a CDS encoding fumarylacetoacetate hydrolase family protein, whose protein sequence is MRLARVAHSDGVSFVALEPDPSAPKEKVLAIEIDQHPFGDPTFTGRKWPMADVRLLAPILPSKVVCVGKNYADHAKEMGGEAPANPVIFMKPSTSVTSPNAPIKLPPNSERVDFEGELAAVIGQPCKDVPEARGTEVVLGYTIANDVTARDQQQADGQWTRAKGYDTFCPLGPWIDTAVDPADLGLRTELDGELHQESRTSLMLHDVAGLVSWVSRIMTLLPGDVILTGTPAGVGPMKSGQSVSVSIDGLGTLTNPVQ
- a CDS encoding 3-isopropylmalate dehydrogenase, with the translated sequence MRLAVIPGDGIGPEVVAEALKVLGEVVPDTEITRYDLGAARWHATGELLPESVLTELRQHDAILLGAVGDPSVPSGILERGLLLRLRFELDHHVNLRPARLYPGVKSPVNDPGEIDMVVVREGTEGPYAGNGGLLRKDTTHEIATEVSLNTAFGVERVVRDAFARAASRPRKHLTLVHKTNVLTHAGSLWSRVVEEVSLQHPDVTVAYQHVDATTIHLVTDPSRFDVVVTDNLFGDIITDLAGAVTGGIGLAASGNIDATRRNPSMFEPVHGSAPDIAGHGSADPTAAVLSVALLLDHVGQTEAARRVEASVAFDLATRDHSAPGATFAVGDRLAALVSSREVAQQP
- the cimA gene encoding citramalate synthase; amino-acid sequence: MTRTTPAATPLGDDFHVYDTTLRDGAQREGISYSVTDKLAVARLLDSLGVGFVEGGWPGALPKDTEFFARAAAGELDLRHAALVAFGATRRAGVPAQEDPQVRALLDSGAPVITLVAKADRRHVERALRTSAEENRAMIADTVRHLVGEGRRVFVDAEHFFDGYAHDPDHALRVLDAAVTAGADLAVLCDTNGGQLPTGLADTVREVVARTGFRVGIHCQDDTACAVANSVAAVQAGASHVQCTANGYGERAGNADLFSVVGNLRTKLGMPVLPDGRLTELTRVSHALAEIANLAPDAHQAYVGASTFAHKAGLHASAIKVDPELYNHLDPAVVGNEMRVLVTEMAGRASLELKGAELGVDLSGAPDAVGGAVRRVKELEARGWSFEAADASLELLLRRELDAAGERSAVPEAPFELESYRVLLDHRPDGAVVSEATVKVHVAGTRVIATAEGNGPVNALDAALREALVPHLPWLDEVALVDYKVRILTDASGTDAVTRVLVESRDDHEEWTTVGVHGNIVEASWLALRDALAYKALRRNANADRPATGPAAATA
- a CDS encoding FAD-dependent oxidoreductase, with product MERTTCCVIGGGPAGMVLGLLLARSGVRVTVLEKHGDFLRDFRGDTVHPTTLQLMDDLGLAERFAALPQRKVETVRLPVGEDGELVTIGDFRLLPIKYNHIALVPQWDLLDLLAEEAKQEDGFALRMRTEVTGLIREGGRVNGVHYRAADGTTGELRADITVACDGRDSLARRLPELGLRDFPTPMDVRWFRVPRREDDPSGLVGLVRDRTFTALIDRGDYYQTASIIAKDTDADGRSGPIEEFNRRLRRLVPWFDDGRELVGEWADVKLLHVTLDRLRKWHVPGLLCIGDAAHAMSPVGGIGINLAVQDAVAAARHLARPLREGRLRRRHVAAIQRRRWPTTVLIQGLQKVLHRNVVEPALRGAIDFGGRTRLPRPIRLITRLPALRVLPPYLLAYGALRERPPARWSSR